One window of the Roseovarius sp. THAF9 genome contains the following:
- a CDS encoding sensor histidine kinase KdpD: MPDRVKQRIRRKWRPPLALVIGGTLSAVLVLPVIAIGYFKVAGFILGWGETTLLIGTLAVVTTLLLAFLLWRLVLRPVYALTAHAKAVKDGRDDAPLPRHFGTPELTALGQAVLDMGSTLQDREAGLRAYTNHVTHELKSPLTSLIGATELLEDDMPTEDRAKLTETIRTSAQKMQVLLDALRRLANARDPLGHGPTRLSVALNKVDAGLVLDLHRDRAVPIDPDALHAILTHLGQNAAAHGARQLKVTGTENGFTVQDDGPGIAEGNRARIFEPFFTTRRATGGTGMGLAIVRTMLGAAGGDIALLPSKRGALFDITFD; encoded by the coding sequence ATGCCAGACCGCGTAAAACAGCGCATCCGCCGGAAATGGCGGCCGCCTCTGGCTCTTGTGATCGGCGGCACACTCTCGGCGGTGCTGGTGCTTCCGGTCATCGCCATCGGCTATTTCAAGGTCGCGGGCTTTATCCTCGGCTGGGGCGAGACTACCCTGCTGATCGGCACTCTGGCCGTGGTCACGACCCTTCTGCTGGCCTTTCTTCTGTGGCGGCTGGTCCTGCGACCGGTCTACGCGCTGACCGCCCATGCCAAGGCCGTCAAGGACGGGCGCGACGACGCCCCCCTGCCCCGGCATTTCGGCACGCCGGAACTGACTGCTCTGGGCCAGGCGGTGCTCGACATGGGCAGCACCCTTCAGGACCGGGAGGCCGGCCTGCGCGCCTATACAAACCACGTCACCCACGAGCTCAAGTCGCCGCTCACCAGCCTGATCGGCGCCACCGAACTGCTCGAAGACGACATGCCCACGGAAGATCGCGCCAAGCTGACCGAGACGATCCGCACCTCGGCCCAGAAGATGCAGGTGCTTCTCGATGCGCTGCGCCGGCTGGCCAATGCGCGCGACCCGCTGGGGCACGGCCCGACGCGGCTCTCCGTGGCGCTGAACAAGGTCGATGCGGGCTTGGTGCTCGACTTGCACCGCGACCGCGCCGTACCGATTGACCCAGACGCCCTGCACGCAATCCTGACCCATCTTGGCCAAAACGCGGCCGCGCATGGTGCCCGGCAGCTAAAGGTCACGGGCACCGAGAACGGCTTTACCGTGCAGGATGACGGGCCCGGCATCGCCGAGGGCAACCGCGCCCGCATTTTCGAGCCGTTCTTCACAACCCGCCGCGCCACGGGTGGCACCGGAATGGGGCTGGCCATCGTGCGCACCATGCTCGGCGCCGCCGGGGGTGACATCGCGCTGCTGCCGTCCAAGCGAGGCGCACTCTTCGACATCACTTTCGATTGA
- a CDS encoding capsular polysaccharide biosynthesis protein translates to MTQNTPLEPAGSETSRRVFYFNAGFLRQNRIRRILDLAGLPLQLGKPGADDLIAVWGRSPYAARGDAVAQKTGAGIVRVEDAFLRSLHPGRAGEPPLGLLIDHTGVHFDSSAPSDLETLLATHPLDDTALMDRARGCIARMSEAHLTKYTAFDPAAPCPAPGYVLVLDQTRGDASVTHGGADANTFREMLYYAQEENPGCPVLIKTHPETVQGHRQGYFGPDDTSDRVTLFSDPVSPWKLMEGAVAVYAVTSQLGFESIFAGHKPHVFGQPFYAGWGLTEDRHPHALSRRGRALSRAQLFAAAMILYPTWYDPHRDRLCELEDAISILEARTKAWRADHQGWVASGMRLWKRRSLQQVFGAEKRVIFKDDPAHAARVADTTGRAHMCWAGKTPADVTAIRVEDGFLRSRGLGADLVPPLSLVCDDLGIYYDPTRESRLERWIIRRENLRADQDLRAERLIRRLVSLGLSKYNLGLSEPDLPDGPRVLVPGQVEDDASILTGAGRISTNLALLEAARTANPDAVLLYKPHPDVEAGLRDGAIPQADLDRLDAIALPHTDPAALLSQVQRVFTMTSLMGFEALLRGVPVTTTGAPFYAGWGLTTDTGDVPARRAARPTLHGLVHAALIDYPRYFDPLTGQPCPVEVVLDRLATGDIPAPGPANRLLAKLQGLFASRASLWR, encoded by the coding sequence ATGACGCAGAACACACCCCTGGAACCCGCCGGCTCTGAAACGTCCCGGCGGGTTTTCTATTTTAACGCGGGCTTCCTGCGCCAGAATCGCATTCGCCGCATCCTCGACCTTGCCGGCCTTCCCCTGCAATTGGGCAAACCCGGCGCGGACGATCTGATCGCGGTCTGGGGCCGCTCGCCTTATGCCGCGCGGGGCGACGCGGTGGCGCAAAAGACCGGCGCCGGGATCGTGCGGGTCGAGGACGCCTTCCTGCGCTCGCTGCATCCCGGTCGCGCGGGCGAACCGCCGCTGGGCCTGCTGATCGACCATACCGGCGTGCATTTCGACAGCAGCGCCCCCTCGGACCTGGAAACGCTCCTGGCCACTCATCCGCTCGACGACACCGCCCTCATGGACCGGGCCCGTGGCTGCATCGCCCGCATGAGCGAGGCACACCTGACAAAATACACCGCCTTCGATCCTGCCGCGCCCTGCCCCGCGCCGGGCTACGTTTTGGTGCTGGACCAAACCCGCGGCGACGCCTCCGTCACACATGGCGGGGCCGACGCCAACACCTTCCGCGAGATGCTCTATTACGCGCAGGAGGAAAACCCCGGCTGCCCGGTGCTGATCAAAACCCACCCCGAAACCGTGCAGGGCCATCGCCAGGGCTATTTCGGCCCCGATGACACCTCCGACCGCGTCACGCTCTTTTCCGATCCCGTCAGCCCGTGGAAGCTTATGGAAGGCGCCGTCGCGGTCTACGCCGTCACCTCCCAACTCGGGTTCGAGTCGATCTTCGCCGGTCACAAACCACATGTCTTCGGCCAGCCCTTCTATGCCGGCTGGGGCCTGACCGAGGATCGCCACCCCCATGCCCTCTCCCGGCGCGGCCGCGCCCTCTCAAGGGCCCAGCTCTTTGCCGCGGCGATGATCCTTTATCCCACATGGTATGATCCGCATCGCGACCGGCTCTGCGAGTTGGAAGACGCGATATCCATCCTCGAGGCCCGCACGAAGGCATGGCGCGCCGATCATCAGGGCTGGGTCGCCTCTGGGATGCGCCTGTGGAAACGCCGTTCCCTACAACAGGTCTTCGGCGCCGAAAAGCGCGTGATCTTCAAGGACGATCCCGCCCACGCCGCGCGCGTTGCCGACACCACCGGGCGTGCCCATATGTGCTGGGCCGGCAAGACGCCCGCCGACGTGACCGCCATCCGGGTCGAGGATGGCTTCCTGCGCTCGCGCGGTCTGGGCGCGGACTTGGTGCCGCCCCTGTCACTCGTGTGCGACGATCTCGGCATCTACTATGATCCGACCCGCGAAAGCAGGCTGGAGCGCTGGATCATCCGGCGCGAAAACCTGCGCGCCGACCAGGATCTGCGCGCCGAACGCCTGATCCGCCGCCTCGTGTCCCTGGGCCTCAGCAAATACAACCTCGGCCTCTCGGAGCCCGACCTGCCCGACGGACCCCGCGTGCTGGTCCCCGGCCAAGTCGAGGATGACGCGTCGATCCTCACCGGGGCGGGCCGGATCTCGACCAACCTGGCCCTTTTGGAAGCGGCCCGCACCGCAAACCCCGATGCCGTCCTGCTCTACAAACCCCACCCGGATGTCGAGGCGGGCCTGCGTGACGGCGCAATCCCCCAGGCCGATCTGGACAGGCTCGATGCCATCGCCCTGCCCCACACCGACCCCGCCGCGCTGCTGTCGCAGGTGCAGCGCGTCTTCACCATGACCTCGCTCATGGGGTTCGAGGCGCTCCTCCGCGGCGTTCCCGTCACCACCACCGGCGCGCCGTTCTATGCCGGTTGGGGCCTGACCACCGATACCGGCGACGTCCCCGCCCGCCGCGCCGCGCGGCCCACGCTGCATGGCCTGGTTCATGCCGCACTCATCGACTATCCGCGCTATTTCGATCCACTCACCGGGCAGCCCTGCCCGGTCGAGGTCGTGCTGGACCGCCTCGCCACCGGCGACATCCCCGCCCCCGGTCCCGCCAACCGCCTTCTGGCGAAGCTACAGGGCCTTTTTGCCTCGCGCGCCAGCCTCTGGCGGTGA
- the deoC gene encoding deoxyribose-phosphate aldolase encodes MTIRTETAQTHLPQTLEPRNAGVPLDLDQVAAVAVNTSAVERRAGTLPGRRTVKKDYQAAWLCRAISCIDLTTLSGDDTAGRVARLCAKARQPVRADLLYALGMEGLSVGAVCVYHDMVAPARRALEGSGIPVAAVSTGFPAGLSPFHLRLAEIEASVAEGADEIDIVISRRHVLTGDWQALYDEMQAFRAACRNAHVKAILATGELGGLRNVARASLVCMMAGADFIKTSTGKESVNATLPVTLVMLRAIRAYHAATGYRVGYKPAGGISKAKDALVYLSMIKEELGDRWLRPDLFRFGASSLLGDIERQLEHHVTGRYSAGWRHGLG; translated from the coding sequence ATGACGATCCGGACAGAGACCGCGCAGACGCATCTGCCGCAGACGCTGGAGCCGCGCAACGCGGGCGTGCCGCTGGATCTTGACCAAGTGGCGGCGGTCGCGGTGAACACTTCGGCGGTCGAGCGTCGGGCAGGCACGTTGCCGGGGCGTCGGACGGTCAAGAAGGACTACCAGGCGGCGTGGCTGTGCCGGGCGATCAGCTGTATCGACCTGACGACGCTTTCGGGGGACGACACGGCGGGTCGGGTCGCGCGGCTCTGCGCCAAGGCGCGCCAGCCGGTGCGCGCAGACCTGCTGTACGCCTTGGGAATGGAAGGGCTGAGCGTGGGTGCGGTCTGTGTTTATCACGATATGGTCGCGCCGGCCCGACGGGCGCTGGAGGGCAGCGGAATTCCGGTGGCCGCGGTCTCGACCGGTTTTCCGGCGGGGCTGTCGCCGTTTCACCTGCGGCTGGCGGAGATCGAGGCCAGCGTGGCGGAAGGTGCCGACGAGATCGACATCGTGATCTCGCGCCGGCATGTGCTGACCGGTGATTGGCAGGCGCTTTACGACGAGATGCAGGCCTTTCGCGCGGCCTGTCGCAACGCACATGTCAAGGCGATCCTGGCCACCGGGGAACTGGGCGGCCTGCGCAACGTGGCGCGGGCGTCGTTGGTCTGCATGATGGCGGGCGCGGATTTCATCAAGACATCGACCGGCAAGGAAAGCGTGAACGCAACATTGCCGGTGACGCTGGTGATGCTGCGGGCGATCCGGGCCTATCACGCCGCGACGGGGTATCGCGTTGGATACAAGCCCGCCGGTGGCATCTCGAAGGCGAAGGATGCGCTGGTTTACCTGTCGATGATCAAAGAGGAATTGGGCGATCGGTGGCTGCGGCCTGACCTTTTCCGCTTTGGCGCGTCGAGTCTGCTCGGGGATATCGAGCGGCAGTTGGAGCACCACGTCACAGGGCGGTATTCGGCAGGGTGGCGGCATGGCTTGGGGTAA
- a CDS encoding aldehyde dehydrogenase family protein: protein MTVKEIFESMEYGPAPESAADAYAWLVDQGDRFGHFIDGAFTAPGAGFEAKNPATGEVLALLSQASAEDVDAAVAAARKAQPNWERLGGPGRARYLYALARLVQKNARLFAVLETLDNGKPIRESRDIDVPLVHRHFYHHAGLAQLLEVERPDRRAHGVCGQVIPWNFPLLMLAWKVAPALAAGNTVVLKPAEWTSLTALLFADICRQAGLPKGVVNIVTGDGEVGERVVKHKGVDKVAFTGSTDVGRRIRQQTAGQGKALTLELGGKSAYIVFEDADIDSAIEGLVDAIWLNGGQVCCAGSRLLVQEGISDDFQARLRERMGKLRIGNPLDKCIDIGAMADPVQVERVRRLVEGRAAGERFAAAVEMPETGAFYPPTLISGLAPSDALMQQEIFGPVLVSTTFRTPAEAVALANNTRYGLAASVWSESLNLALDVAPKLAAGVVWVNGSNMFDAAAPFGGVRESGFGREGGWAGLDAYLKPAGAQKALRPIAAFTAGTNGVVEGMDRTPKLYIGGKQARPDGGYSRVVYGKSGKSLGQVPVANRKDIRNAVEAARGAAAWGRTSGHARAQILYYMAENLSARAGDFAGVLNAMSGGRSGAGEVEASVDRLFTWAAWADKFAGEAAAVPIRGMALALREPVGVIGALCPDEAPLLGLVSVLGAAMAMGNRAVLVASEPFPLAAMELVQVLETSDVPAGVANLVVGPIAELAPHMAGHADVEAVWSFASTDLSEVIERESAGNLKRTWVNNGCGRDWTAPGDCRAFLEAATEVKTVWVPYGE from the coding sequence ATGACCGTCAAGGAGATCTTCGAGAGCATGGAGTATGGCCCCGCGCCGGAAAGCGCCGCCGATGCCTATGCCTGGCTGGTGGACCAGGGCGACAGGTTTGGGCATTTCATTGACGGGGCGTTCACAGCGCCCGGCGCGGGGTTCGAGGCGAAGAACCCGGCCACGGGCGAGGTGCTGGCGCTGCTGAGCCAGGCCAGTGCGGAGGACGTGGATGCCGCCGTGGCGGCGGCGCGGAAGGCACAGCCGAATTGGGAGCGCCTGGGCGGGCCCGGGCGGGCGCGGTACCTTTATGCGCTGGCGCGACTGGTGCAGAAGAACGCGCGGCTTTTCGCGGTGCTGGAGACGCTGGACAACGGCAAGCCGATCCGGGAGAGCCGCGACATCGACGTGCCCTTGGTGCACCGGCATTTCTATCATCACGCCGGGCTGGCGCAGTTGCTGGAGGTCGAGCGGCCGGACCGGCGGGCGCATGGCGTCTGCGGGCAGGTGATCCCGTGGAACTTCCCGCTTTTGATGCTGGCATGGAAAGTGGCACCGGCGCTGGCGGCGGGCAACACGGTGGTCCTGAAACCTGCCGAATGGACGTCACTGACAGCCCTTCTTTTCGCGGATATCTGCCGGCAGGCCGGGCTGCCGAAGGGGGTGGTCAATATCGTTACCGGCGACGGGGAGGTTGGCGAGCGCGTCGTCAAGCATAAGGGCGTGGACAAGGTGGCCTTTACCGGCTCGACCGACGTGGGGCGACGCATCCGGCAGCAGACGGCGGGGCAGGGTAAGGCGCTGACATTGGAGCTGGGCGGCAAGAGCGCCTACATCGTGTTCGAGGATGCGGATATCGACAGCGCCATAGAGGGGCTGGTCGACGCGATCTGGTTGAATGGCGGCCAGGTCTGTTGCGCGGGCTCGCGCCTGCTGGTGCAGGAGGGGATCTCTGACGATTTTCAGGCGCGGCTGCGCGAGAGGATGGGCAAGCTGCGCATCGGCAACCCGCTGGACAAGTGCATCGACATCGGCGCGATGGCCGATCCGGTGCAGGTGGAGCGGGTGCGGCGACTGGTCGAGGGCAGAGCAGCGGGCGAGAGGTTTGCCGCGGCGGTCGAGATGCCGGAGACGGGCGCGTTCTATCCGCCGACGCTGATCTCCGGTCTGGCGCCGTCGGATGCGCTGATGCAGCAAGAGATTTTCGGCCCGGTGCTTGTCTCGACCACGTTCCGGACACCCGCGGAAGCCGTCGCTTTGGCCAACAACACGCGCTACGGGCTGGCCGCGTCGGTCTGGTCGGAAAGCCTCAACCTGGCGCTGGACGTGGCGCCGAAGCTGGCGGCGGGCGTGGTCTGGGTGAACGGGAGCAACATGTTCGACGCGGCGGCACCCTTTGGTGGTGTGCGCGAAAGCGGGTTCGGGCGCGAAGGCGGCTGGGCGGGGCTGGATGCCTACCTGAAGCCGGCGGGGGCGCAAAAGGCACTGCGCCCGATCGCGGCGTTCACGGCAGGCACAAACGGTGTGGTCGAAGGAATGGACCGGACACCGAAGCTGTATATAGGGGGCAAGCAGGCGCGGCCCGACGGGGGGTATTCGCGCGTGGTCTACGGCAAGTCGGGCAAGTCGCTGGGGCAGGTGCCGGTGGCCAACCGCAAGGATATCCGCAACGCGGTGGAGGCCGCGCGCGGGGCGGCGGCCTGGGGCAGGACCAGCGGCCATGCGCGGGCGCAGATCCTGTATTACATGGCCGAGAACCTGTCGGCGCGAGCAGGCGATTTCGCCGGGGTGCTGAACGCCATGAGCGGCGGGCGCAGTGGTGCCGGTGAGGTGGAGGCCAGTGTCGACCGGCTGTTCACATGGGCGGCCTGGGCGGACAAGTTCGCGGGCGAAGCCGCCGCGGTGCCGATACGGGGGATGGCGCTGGCGCTACGGGAGCCGGTGGGCGTGATCGGTGCGCTCTGCCCGGATGAGGCGCCCTTGCTGGGGTTGGTGTCGGTGCTGGGGGCGGCGATGGCGATGGGCAATCGCGCCGTGCTGGTGGCATCAGAGCCGTTCCCGCTGGCGGCAATGGAACTGGTGCAGGTGCTGGAAACCTCGGACGTTCCGGCGGGCGTGGCAAACCTGGTGGTGGGGCCGATCGCGGAGCTTGCGCCGCACATGGCCGGACATGCGGATGTCGAGGCGGTCTGGAGCTTCGCCTCGACCGACCTGTCGGAGGTGATCGAGCGGGAGAGTGCCGGAAACCTCAAGCGGACATGGGTGAACAATGGGTGCGGGCGGGACTGGACCGCGCCGGGCGATTGCCGTGCCTTTCTGGAGGCGGCAACCGAGGTCAAGACGGTCTGGGTGCCTTACGGGGAGTGA
- a CDS encoding cupin domain-containing protein has protein sequence MDRNSDFTQRAVVHAADEDWIASPMPGVDRRILDRIGDEVARATSIVRYAPNSAFSSHVHTGGEEFLVLDGVFSDEHGDFPEGSYIRNPPESSHTPGSEPGCTILVKLWQFDLSDRTHVRIDTNKMRFLPERDAVENMPLFSDGREDVALERWAPQARVSLDAPDGLELLVLDGGFTEGDETFKRLSWLRLPKGASSTAEVGADGARVWIKRDHLRETPTGPKT, from the coding sequence ATGGACCGCAACAGCGACTTCACCCAACGCGCCGTGGTGCACGCCGCCGATGAAGACTGGATCGCCTCGCCCATGCCCGGCGTCGATCGCCGTATCCTCGACCGCATCGGTGACGAGGTGGCCCGCGCCACCTCGATCGTGCGCTACGCCCCGAACAGCGCGTTCTCGTCCCACGTCCATACGGGCGGCGAGGAATTCCTCGTGCTCGACGGCGTCTTCTCGGACGAGCACGGCGATTTCCCGGAAGGCAGCTATATTCGCAATCCGCCGGAATCGTCCCACACGCCGGGGTCCGAACCCGGCTGCACCATCCTCGTGAAGCTGTGGCAGTTCGATCTCAGCGACCGAACCCATGTGCGCATCGACACGAACAAGATGCGATTTCTGCCCGAACGTGACGCGGTCGAGAACATGCCGCTCTTTTCCGATGGCCGCGAGGATGTCGCGCTGGAACGCTGGGCGCCGCAGGCGCGCGTCTCGCTCGACGCACCCGACGGCCTGGAACTGCTGGTGCTCGACGGCGGCTTCACCGAAGGCGACGAGACTTTCAAGCGCCTCAGCTGGCTGCGCCTGCCGAAAGGCGCGTCTTCAACCGCCGAAGTCGGAGCCGACGGTGCCCGTGTCTGGATCAAGCGCGACCACCTGCGCGAAACCCCGACCGGCCCCAAGACGTAA
- a CDS encoding polysaccharide biosynthesis/export family protein gives MLVVSIVASCSFLPRSGPSKRQIYSGSVQRSGDAFVVSVNDRVTRATAVQAALGFTEAFKNAGLVGSDTIRPGDTLGLTIWENVDDGLLAGEGANQTLLEEVQVDGAGFIFVPYAGRIRAAGNTPEAIRRIITSKLDEQTPDPQVEVRRLAGDGATVSLVGAVGGQGVYPIERPTRTLSTMLAAAGGVTIEPEIAQVTVIRGAMRSKVWFQDLFRDPGFDIALRGGDRVLVEEDTRAFTALGATGGQARVPFPSPTISAIEAIAQVGGLQANAADPTGVFVLRNEPAEIANQVLGRNDLVGAQRMVYVLDLTRPNGMFMARDFAIRDDDTLYVTEAPFTQWSKVIGALTGTLSAVGSISTAGDTLSGN, from the coding sequence ATGCTTGTCGTAAGCATTGTCGCGTCGTGCAGCTTCCTCCCCCGCTCAGGCCCCAGCAAACGCCAAATTTACTCCGGCTCCGTGCAACGATCCGGCGATGCCTTCGTGGTGTCCGTCAATGACCGCGTCACCCGCGCGACCGCCGTACAAGCCGCGCTCGGCTTCACCGAAGCGTTCAAGAACGCGGGCCTCGTCGGCTCCGACACGATCCGCCCCGGCGACACCCTCGGCCTGACGATCTGGGAAAACGTCGATGACGGCCTGTTGGCCGGCGAGGGCGCCAACCAGACCCTTCTGGAAGAGGTGCAGGTCGACGGGGCCGGCTTCATCTTCGTGCCCTACGCGGGGCGCATCCGCGCCGCCGGCAACACACCCGAAGCGATCCGTCGCATCATCACTTCCAAGCTCGATGAACAAACCCCGGACCCGCAGGTCGAGGTGCGCCGCCTTGCCGGCGATGGCGCAACCGTGTCGCTGGTCGGCGCGGTCGGTGGCCAGGGCGTCTACCCGATCGAACGTCCCACCCGCACGCTGTCGACCATGCTGGCCGCCGCGGGCGGTGTGACGATCGAGCCTGAAATCGCGCAGGTCACTGTCATCCGGGGCGCCATGCGCTCCAAGGTCTGGTTCCAGGACCTGTTTCGTGATCCCGGGTTCGACATCGCTCTGCGCGGCGGTGACCGCGTGCTGGTCGAGGAAGACACCCGCGCCTTCACCGCGCTCGGCGCCACCGGCGGCCAGGCCCGCGTGCCCTTCCCGTCGCCCACCATCTCGGCGATCGAGGCCATTGCCCAGGTCGGTGGACTTCAGGCCAACGCGGCCGACCCGACCGGCGTCTTCGTACTGCGCAACGAGCCCGCGGAAATCGCCAACCAGGTGCTTGGCCGCAACGACCTCGTGGGCGCGCAGCGGATGGTCTACGTGTTGGATCTGACACGGCCCAACGGTATGTTCATGGCCCGTGATTTCGCCATCCGCGACGACGACACGCTCTATGTGACCGAGGCACCCTTTACCCAGTGGAGCAAGGTCATCGGCGCATTGACCGGCACGCTCAGTGCGGTCGGCTCCATCTCGACCGCAGGCGATACGCTCAGCGGGAACTGA
- a CDS encoding capsule biosynthesis protein — protein sequence MSSATGDNRVFLILQGPHGPFFSKLGRMLRHAGADVWRVGFNAGDAAFWRDRASYIPFTGTAEDWPLTFRTLVQDKRVTDLVLYGDTRAIHAQAIEQARDMGLTIHVFEEGYLRPYWVTYERGGSNGHSRLMEMGVDDMRKALENSDMDTALPPASWGDMRQHIFYGAAYHGCVLLFNRKYRNFRPHRALTVRQEFALYLKRLFLMPFQAIDRRIATWRIRHGGFPYHLALLQLEHDASFQKHSPFDTMTDFLETVTENFANGAPKHHHLVVKAHPLEDGRTPIRAELRRLARKHNVFDRVHYVRGGKLARLLDEARSAVTVNSTAAQQVLWRGIPLKTFGEAVYAKPEFVSTKPLRDFFAGAERPDRKAYGDYRRYLLETSQVAGGFYSSSGRRQLLRQTVDMMLSPDDPYDALVSGTAAPRQQLQAVT from the coding sequence ATGAGTTCAGCAACCGGCGACAACCGGGTCTTTTTGATTTTGCAAGGTCCGCACGGCCCGTTTTTCTCCAAGCTCGGCCGAATGTTGCGCCATGCTGGCGCGGATGTCTGGCGCGTGGGCTTCAACGCTGGCGACGCGGCCTTCTGGCGCGATCGGGCGAGCTATATTCCCTTCACCGGCACCGCCGAGGACTGGCCGCTCACCTTTCGCACGCTGGTGCAGGACAAGCGCGTGACCGATCTCGTGCTTTACGGCGACACGCGCGCCATCCACGCCCAGGCCATCGAACAGGCCCGCGACATGGGCCTGACGATCCACGTCTTCGAGGAAGGCTACCTGCGCCCTTACTGGGTGACGTACGAACGCGGCGGCTCCAACGGCCATTCGCGCCTGATGGAGATGGGCGTCGATGACATGCGCAAGGCGCTGGAAAACTCCGACATGGACACCGCCCTGCCGCCCGCCTCCTGGGGCGACATGCGTCAGCATATCTTCTACGGCGCGGCCTATCACGGTTGCGTTCTGCTGTTTAACCGCAAGTACCGCAATTTCCGCCCCCACCGCGCCCTGACCGTCCGGCAGGAATTCGCCCTTTATCTCAAGCGGTTGTTCCTCATGCCGTTTCAGGCCATTGACCGGCGTATCGCCACCTGGCGCATTCGGCACGGCGGCTTTCCCTATCACCTGGCGCTGCTGCAACTGGAACACGACGCCTCGTTCCAAAAGCACTCGCCGTTCGACACGATGACGGACTTTCTCGAAACCGTGACCGAGAATTTCGCCAACGGCGCGCCGAAACATCATCACCTCGTGGTCAAGGCCCACCCGCTCGAGGATGGCCGCACCCCCATCCGCGCGGAACTGCGTCGCCTTGCCCGCAAGCACAATGTCTTCGACCGCGTGCATTACGTCCGTGGCGGCAAGCTGGCACGCCTTCTGGACGAGGCCCGAAGCGCCGTCACGGTAAACTCCACCGCAGCACAACAGGTGCTGTGGCGCGGAATTCCGCTCAAGACCTTCGGCGAGGCGGTCTATGCCAAGCCCGAATTCGTCTCGACAAAGCCCTTGCGCGATTTCTTCGCCGGGGCAGAACGGCCCGACCGCAAGGCATACGGCGACTACCGCCGCTATCTGCTTGAAACCAGCCAGGTGGCGGGTGGCTTCTATTCTTCCAGTGGCCGCCGCCAGTTGCTGCGCCAAACGGTCGACATGATGCTCAGCCCAGACGATCCATACGACGCCCTGGTCTCCGGCACCGCGGCCCCAAGGCAACAGTTGCAGGCGGTCACTTGA
- a CDS encoding response regulator transcription factor has translation MSHILIVDDDPQIRDVLRIALKKAGHDVAEAGDGAEGLAKARSGKADLIVLDIGLPEMDGLEMCRRLRADHDTPVLFLTARDEEIDRVLGFELGGDDYVTKPFSPRELVARIRAILKRTEQGPVTGVTQPLSHGALRLDPERHLCSFGTQTVALTAREMSLLEHLMTRPAHVATKAQLTDAVYGPTIHVSDRTLDSHLRNLRAKLAEAGCDNAIETVHGVGIRMGACQTA, from the coding sequence ATGAGCCATATCCTGATCGTCGACGACGACCCCCAGATCCGCGATGTGCTGCGCATCGCCCTGAAAAAGGCAGGGCACGACGTGGCCGAGGCCGGCGACGGGGCCGAGGGGCTGGCCAAGGCCCGCAGCGGCAAGGCCGACCTCATCGTGCTGGATATCGGCCTGCCCGAGATGGACGGGCTGGAGATGTGCCGCCGCCTGCGCGCCGACCACGACACACCCGTGCTTTTCCTGACCGCCCGCGACGAAGAGATCGACCGCGTCCTCGGTTTTGAGCTGGGCGGCGACGACTACGTGACCAAACCCTTCTCGCCGCGCGAACTGGTGGCCCGCATCCGCGCCATTCTCAAGCGCACCGAACAAGGCCCGGTCACCGGCGTGACCCAGCCGCTCAGCCACGGCGCCCTTCGCCTCGACCCCGAGCGGCACCTGTGCAGTTTCGGCACCCAGACCGTCGCTCTGACGGCCCGCGAGATGTCGCTGCTCGAACACCTCATGACCCGCCCCGCTCACGTGGCCACCAAGGCCCAACTGACCGACGCGGTCTATGGGCCGACAATCCATGTGTCGGACCGCACTCTCGACAGTCACCTGCGCAACCTGCGCGCCAAGCTGGCCGAGGCGGGATGCGACAACGCCATCGAAACAGTGCACGGGGTCGGGATCCGGATGGGCGCATGCCAGACCGCGTAA
- a CDS encoding riboflavin synthase, producing MFTGIITDMGEIRALEKRGDLRARIGTGYDMSGVDMGASIACDGVCLTVVDKGPDWFDVDVSAETLSKSNLDTWAEGRKVNLERSLRVGDELGGHIVSGHVDGLAEVVGVEDEGDSTRVSLRAPDALAKFIAPKGSVALNGTSLTVNEVDGAVFGINFIPHTKQVTTWGRVAVGDMVNLEIDTLARYVARLAEAG from the coding sequence ATGTTCACCGGGATCATCACGGATATGGGCGAGATACGCGCGTTGGAAAAGCGCGGCGATCTGCGGGCGCGGATCGGTACCGGCTATGACATGTCGGGCGTCGACATGGGCGCCTCGATCGCGTGTGACGGCGTGTGCCTGACGGTGGTGGACAAGGGACCGGACTGGTTCGACGTGGACGTGTCCGCCGAGACCTTGTCTAAGAGCAATCTGGACACCTGGGCCGAAGGCAGAAAAGTCAATCTTGAGAGGTCCTTGCGCGTCGGAGATGAACTGGGCGGGCATATCGTGTCGGGCCATGTGGATGGCTTGGCCGAGGTGGTCGGCGTCGAGGATGAGGGCGACAGTACGCGGGTCAGTTTGCGCGCGCCCGACGCGCTGGCGAAGTTCATCGCGCCCAAGGGATCGGTTGCGCTCAATGGCACATCGCTGACGGTGAACGAGGTCGACGGTGCGGTGTTCGGGATCAACTTCATCCCGCATACCAAGCAGGTCACGACATGGGGCCGCGTGGCGGTGGGTGACATGGTCAATCTGGAGATCGACACGCTGGCGCGTTACGTCGCACGGCTGGCGGAGGCGGGCTGA